TCCGGTACTGCGCTGACGTTTCATCACGCCAAAGCGCTGAAAAGATTCACCAGCCAAACTGTGTTGTGTTACGACGGCGATGAGGCGGGACAAAATGCCACCGAACGCGCGGGGTTCATCCTGATGAAAGAAGGACTCGACGTGAAGGCGATTTCCCTGCCGCAGGAAGACGATCCAGATTCTTATCTCCGGACGCATTCCGTCACCGATTTTAATCTGCTCTACAAAAACGCACCGGATTTCATCACTTTTTACATCAATCGTCACCAGTCGGAGTTGACGTCGCCCGCTTCCAAAACGCTGTTCCTTGAAAAGATCGTCGCAGAACTGATCGAGATCAGGAATCCGGTGACGCGCGAATTGATTGTTCAGCAGGTCGCCGACCGGCTTCGTCTCAGCGAAGAACTCATCAACAGCCAAATCCGCTTTGTTCAGAGACAAAAGGCCGCCTATGGAACTTCTTCCTCGAAACCGGATACGGTGGAAGAGAAAACAATCCAACTGAAATCACCGGTCGAAAAAGCCGAGTACGAATTGATAAAATTGATTCTGACCGATAATCCGCCGCTTGGGGAGATTGTCACCGCTTATTTGAAACCGGAACAGTTTAGCCACGCCATTTTAAAAAAAATCTATTCGCGGATCGTGGCGCGTTTGGATGATACTAAGTCTATTCAACCGGCTTCGCTTTTCGATGACGAATGGACGGAACAGGAAAAATTTTATCTCTCACGGCTCCTGTTTGAAGCAGAGCATCTAAAAGAGGAAAGCGCCGACATCGATCTTCAGCGAACGGCTAAAGACTGCATCGTTGTTGTACTTGCCGCTGAAACCGAACAGCAGATCAAGCAACTTCGCGAGCGCATCAAAGTCGCCGAAAAAGCCAAAGAAGATACGGAAAAACTCATCATCGAACTCTCCAATCTTCGGCGCAAGCGCAAAGAGATCGAGCATTTGTTCACCGCGATCGCGGAATAAAATCAAAGCCATTGCTGTTTAAGTGGCTATAACTGGCGAGCAACCTGCTGTCAATTTCTAATCGACAAAATTGCCATAAAATTGTCGACTGCTAATCGACACATTTGGTGATTTTATTTGGATAAAGAGATAAATTCCGGTCAGAAAAGCCGGGCGAACCGCGCCGGTTGGCGATCTATCCAGTATCCTCGGTGATAAGCGTCGCTGATCAACAGCGGCATTGTAATGGTTGCTTCACCGTAAACCATTTGCTCATAAGTCGTATCGACTTTTCCCCATGAACTGGCTTCCTTGAGCGTCGAACCGGAAAGTCCGCCGTCACGTTCATCGGCAACGGTCAGTTGAATGGCGTATTTGTGCATCGGTTTATCTTCGCCGAGAACTTCGGTCGCCACGACAACATCCTGTGTAAAATTCTTCGGAACGCCGCCTCCAATCATCAGAATGCCAGTCTCTTTCGTAGCGATCTTGACCTTCGTCAGTTCGAGGAAATCGCGCGCCGAGTCGAGCGTCAGCATGTCGCCTTTTTTATTCCATTGATGATGAATTAGTCCGAAACCTGCCGAGCAATCTGAAAAAGCCGGCACGAAGATCGGCATCTCTTTTTGGTAGGCGGAAAAGACGACGGATTTGTCGGTCTTCACGCCGTTCTTCTCGAGATATTTGCCCATTTCAAAGATGAATTCTCTGGAGGAAAACGGTCGCGGCGGAAGGGAATTAGCGATTTTTGCTATTGTCTCATCGCAAATCCGTAGTTCGTCTTCGTCGATATAGGTGTCGTAAATCCGGTCGATAGCGAGATCGCGGAGTTCGCTGTCATGAACAAATGGTGTTCCGATGTAATGTTTGAATCCGAGCGCTTCGAAGAAATCCTGATCAACGATAATTGCGCCGGTTGAGACGATTGCGTCAACCATGTTTGCCTCGATCATATCGACGACGACATTCTTGAGCCCGGCGCTAAAAAGTGAGCCCGCCAGCGTTAGAATAACATTGCAATCTTTGTCTTTCAACATGCGGTTCAGAATGTCCGCCGCGACAGCGAGATTCCGAGCCTGAAACGCCATGCCGCGATAAGAATCGATGATCGGTCGCGCGTCAAACGATTTGACGTCGATGTGCTGAATGGTCTTCTGGAGGTAGTCATTTTTTTTCATTCTTTTTTTCTCCTGAAAAAATCATGCTAAGCGTTCGGTAGATCAGTTTGGCGGCGGCAAAATCCGGAGCGCGGTTTGCCGGGCTGGGCATCAGTTCATTGACGTCCATGCTGACGATATTTTTCGCTCCGGCGACGGCTTGGAT
The sequence above is a segment of the Candidatus Marinimicrobia bacterium CG08_land_8_20_14_0_20_45_22 genome. Coding sequences within it:
- a CDS encoding DNA primase is translated as MARIPNATIEQIKARADILEVVSEVVQLRQRGRNYFGLCPFHEEKTPSFSVNPSMGIFHCFGCGKGGNAITFIMEYEKIDYIEALKRLADRYHIRIDWEETGEDREQGEIALLYELHDLAMNLYHQQIFSEKGKSALDYLIQRGFSREIIKQFKIGFATDDWENLFRKVDAAKFSPGVLEKSGLFVRKEGTLFYDRFRNRIIFPIHNLAGRVVAFGGRTMDANPEASGAKYINSAETPIYFKSGILYGLFYSKDQIQRFGAAVIVEGYTDFLRMYTSGIQNVAAGSGTALTFHHAKALKRFTSQTVLCYDGDEAGQNATERAGFILMKEGLDVKAISLPQEDDPDSYLRTHSVTDFNLLYKNAPDFITFYINRHQSELTSPASKTLFLEKIVAELIEIRNPVTRELIVQQVADRLRLSEELINSQIRFVQRQKAAYGTSSSKPDTVEEKTIQLKSPVEKAEYELIKLILTDNPPLGEIVTAYLKPEQFSHAILKKIYSRIVARLDDTKSIQPASLFDDEWTEQEKFYLSRLLFEAEHLKEESADIDLQRTAKDCIVVVLAAETEQQIKQLRERIKVAEKAKEDTEKLIIELSNLRRKRKEIEHLFTAIAE
- a CDS encoding deoxyhypusine synthase (transforms a conserved lysine residue of initiation factor 5A into deoxyhypusine), which codes for MKKNDYLQKTIQHIDVKSFDARPIIDSYRGMAFQARNLAVAADILNRMLKDKDCNVILTLAGSLFSAGLKNVVVDMIEANMVDAIVSTGAIIVDQDFFEALGFKHYIGTPFVHDSELRDLAIDRIYDTYIDEDELRICDETIAKIANSLPPRPFSSREFIFEMGKYLEKNGVKTDKSVVFSAYQKEMPIFVPAFSDCSAGFGLIHHQWNKKGDMLTLDSARDFLELTKVKIATKETGILMIGGGVPKNFTQDVVVATEVLGEDKPMHKYAIQLTVADERDGGLSGSTLKEASSWGKVDTTYEQMVYGEATITMPLLISDAYHRGYWIDRQPARFARLF